CAGTTCGGCCAGCAGCGGCAGAATCCCGCTCCGGATCCGGTTCCGCTCCAGCCGGTTGTCGGCGTTGGACGAGTCCTCGCGCCAGGCGAGCCCGCGTTGCCGCAGGTAGAGCCGGATCTCCGCGCGGCTGACTTCCAGAAGCGGGCGGATGATGCCCTGCCGCGTCACGGGATGGATGCCGCGCAGCCCCTGAGCCCCGGCGCCCCGCGCGAGGCGCAGCAGCACGGTTTCTGCCTGATCGGACCGCGTATGCCCCGTGGCCACCCGCTCGAGCCGCAGCTCCCGGCGCGCCTGCTCGAAGAACGAATACCGGATCCGCCGCAGCGCCTGCTCCAGATTCTCCGACCCGCCCGGCGGATCCGCCCGCAGCACCTCCACAGGAAAGCCAAGCTGTCCGCCGAGCTCCCGCACGAACTGCTCGTCCCCCTCCGACTCGGCGCCCCGCAACTGATGATTGACATGAAGAATATGCAGGCTGTAGCCCAGCCTCTGCAGCACGTCGAGCAGCGCCACCGAGTCCGCTCCGCCCGACACCGCCACCCCGAGCCGGGCGCCTTCTGGGGCCATGCTATAACGGAGAATAGTCCCTCGAACTCTCTCGACGAGCACCCGATCCCATTGTAGGCCCACGCCGTCGGGGAACCCGGGCCGCCGGAGAGATCGGCCCCGGCCGAAGCGGGACCCGGACCAACTCATGCCACCGCAAGTGAACCAGGACATCCGCCAGCGCGCTTCGCGCATCCGCCTGATCCTGATGGACGTCGACGGCGTTTTGACCGACGGCAAATACTTCCATGTCCCTCATCCGCAGGGCGGTCTGTTCGAGGTAAAGATGTTCGACTCCCAGGACGGCATCGCCCTGCAATGGCTCCACCGTGCGGGAATCAAAACCGGGCTGATCAGCGGGCGCGATGCCGAATCCACCCGCGAGCGGGCGCGGTCCAGCCACATGGCCTACTGCTACATGGGCAGCACGGAAAAGCTCCCCATCTTTCAGGAAATCCTCGCCGATTCCGGCCTCCAGCCCGAGCAGATCGCTTACATCGGCGACGACCTCACCGACGCCATCCTGATGAAGCGCGTCGGACTCGCTGTGGCTGTCGCCAACGCGGCGCCTGAGGTCAAGGCGGTGGCGCACTACGTGACCTCGGCGTCCGGCGGCTCGGGCGCCGTCCGGGAAGCCACGGAGCTGATCCTCGACGCCCAGGGTCTGTGGGAGCAGATCCTGCGCCACTACGAAGTGATCTGAACAGCGATGAAACCGGAGCGGATCGGAGTCGTCATCGAAGCAAAGGACGAGCCCGGCGTCCTGCACGAGCTGACCGGCGTGATCGCGCGCCACAGGGCCAACATCGCCAGCATCGAGATCCTTGGCAGCCCGCTGGCGGGACTCTCGCGGCTGTATTTCGAGCTCGACATGGTCCCGCAGCCGAAAGCGCTGCTCGACGAACTCGCCGCCGTCCCTGCCGTGCAGAGCGTGACGCAGGAGCCCAGCCTGCAGAAGATCTACGGCAAACGGATCATCATCATGGGCGGCGGCGCCCAGGTGGGCCAGGTGGCCATCGGCGCCATCAGCGAGGCGGACCGACACAACATCCGAGGAGAACACATCAGCGTCGACACCATTCCGCTCGTGGGCGAACAGGCGCTTGCTGCCGCCGTCCGCGCCGTCGCGCGGCTGCCGCGCGCCCGCGCGCTCGTTCTGGCCGGTTCGCTCATGGGGGGCGAGATTGAGAAGGCGGTGCGCGAGGTCCGCGCGCAGGGGCTGCTCGTCGTCAGCCTCAACATGGCCGGCAGCGTCCCCGATGCGGCGGATCTTGTGGTCAGCGATCCCGTCCAGGCCGGCGTCATGACCGTGATGGCCGTGGCCGACACCGCGAAGTTCAACATCGCCCGCCTGAAACGGCGCGTGTTCTGACACCCGCCCGGCCGCGCTCCGCTCAGCGCCCCGAACCGACCTGCAGCGCGAACTCCCTCAGCAGCAGCCCGGTGTCCGGATCCTGGATCCGCACCCAGTAACGGCCGGAAGACAACCCCTTTTGCAGAACGAAGCGAACCCCGTTCCCCTCGCGCCCGGCCACGCCTTCAGCCATGATTTTGCCCGTCGTATCGACAACCGCCCAGCGGAAAGACTCCAGCGGCGGCAGTCCCCGGACGTCCGCATCGATGGAAAGGCTCCGCCTCTCCGGCGGCAGATTCGCACCGGAGGGATCAGCCGCCCGGACCGCAACCAGTTTCACCTCAACGGCTTCGCTCCCCCGGAACTGCCTCACGGCGAGGCTGCCGCCCACGGCCAGCAGCGCCACCGACGCAGCGATCGCCCAGCGGGGCGGCGAAAACCGGCGGCCCGCGTCCTGCGGCCGTTCCTCAGGGGCTTCATCCGCTGCATGCGGTTCCATCTCGGCGCGGGTAGCGGCCCCACGCATGGCTTCGATGAAGCTCTCCTCTTCCTCCACCCGTTTCCGGCAGTCTTCACAGAAGAGCAGGTGCTCCTCGACAGCCTCGCGGCTGACGCCGGAAAGCCTCTGGAACAGAAAGTCTTCCACCTCCTGCTCCGAAAGGCAGTGCTCCGGGGATCTGCGGGTCAAGAGACCCTCCTGCTGATCATCCTCGTCCCAGTATAGACCCGTCATCGCGGCTCCTTCCTGCATCGCACGGCGGCATTCCAGGCGCCCGCCCCAGGCGAAGGGCTGGCAAAAATGGATTGTCACATGCAGGTGCGCAAGTATAGTGCCGGGCCGGTAAAATTTCTCTCACAAAAGGAAGCACAATTCCGTAACAGTTTGTTCTTCCTCCGGTTCCGCTGCTGAAACTCCCCTCCTGCAGATGCCCTCGCCGCCCTCCCCAACGGGTTTCCCCTCGCGCTTGCGCGAGGGCTGCATCCCAACCCTGCCCCCGGCGCCACCCCAACGGATTTCCCCTCGGCCTTGGCCGAGGCCTGCATCCCAACCCTGCCCCCGGCGCCACCCCACCGGATTTCCCCTCGGCCTTGGCCGAGGGCTGCATCCCAACCCTGCCCCCGGCGCCACCCCAACGGATTTCCCCTCGCGCTTGCGCGAGGGCTGCCTCCCAACCCTGCCCGCCTGTGCCGCCGGAACGCCCAGCCCCCCGCCCGGCTCAGCCAGGGCCGGCGATCCCGGACAAGCCGGATCGTCCGTCCCCCAGGAACACGGCTCCCACTGTCCGGTTCAGCAGGACGCCCGGGAAAGAGCGCCTCTACAGATACGACCCCGAAGCGATTTCGTCGAAGATCGACGGACGCCGCACGGTCCAGCCGAAAAACCGCGCCGGCTTCGTCGAGCCCGCCTTGCACGTCATGGCCAGGCAGTCGGCAATCGGGCCGAGTTCTTCGCGCGCCTGCTCGAGGGGAATATGCTCCACCCTGCCGGGCACGCCGCAGGCCTCGGCCACGGCCTCGGCGATGCGGTTCACCTGCTGCGGCATGCCTCCGCAGGTCACGAAAAGCTGGCCGCCGGCCGGCTTCAGCACGGCCCTCACATAGAGATCCGCCAGGTCGTCGGCGTGCACGCAGGACCAGTAGTTCTTACCGTTCCCAATCACCCGGACCACGCCCAGTGCGCGCGCGTCCTCGAAAAACCCTTTCAGAAAACCGCCCTTCCGGCCGAAAACCATGCCCGGCCGGAACACCATCGTGCGGACGCCCCGTTCGTTGGCCTCCAGCACCAGTTCCTCCACTGCAGGCCGCCAGGCCACCAGCGGCGGCGGATTCAGCGGCGCCACCTCGCCCAGCATCCGGTCCCCCGTGTCCCCGTACACCCAGACGCCGCTCGTATAGATGAACGGCTTGCCGGAACCCTCCAGAGCCCCCAGCATCGCTTCCACGGCGCTGCGGTCCACGGCCCCCGCGTCCGGCGTGAACGCCATGGCCGTGTGGATCACGGCATCAGCCTGCCGGCAGCCCTGCCGCAGGCTCTCCGGATCCTCGAGACTGCCCCGCAACGGTTGATCGCCGCGCGCGGAGAGCGCCGCAGCCTTATCATCCGACCGCGCCAGGCCAAGAGCCTCATGGCCCGCCGCGCGCAGGGCATCGCAGATGGCCGAACCGATGTAGCCGGTCGCTCCGGTGACAAAAACCCTCATGACACCGAGTCTAGCGCGCAGCCGCCGCCGGTTACTCCGCCCGCCGCAGCACCGTGCACACGCTCGCGCACACGGGACCGCCGATGTTGAACGTCGCCGCCAGCCGCGGCTCGCGCACCTGCAGCGGCGCAGGAGCCCTGCCTGTGAGCTGCCAGAAACACCAGCCGATCATGGCCACCCCGGTAGCGCCCACGGGGTGGCCTTTGGCGATCAGGCCGCCGGAAGAGTTGATGGCGCAACGGGCGTTGACACGCGCCTCTCCGTCCGCCCAGAACTGCGCCCCCCGCCCCGGCGGCGCCATTCCGATCACTTCCGTTCCCAGCGCCGCCATCACCGTGAAGCAGTCGTGAATCTCGGCGATGTTGACGTCTTCCGGACGCGCTCCCGCCATGGCGTAGGCGCTCTGCATGGCTTTCATCGCCCCCGCCGGCCGCAGCACGTCGCGCCCGGCGCGGCCCAGCGGATCGGTCGCCTGCCCGTAACCGGCAAGCTCGACAGCGTCCGCGCGCTTCACTCCCAGCCTCTCAAGCCCTTCCTCCGTGGCCAGGATCAGCGCCGCGTAGCCGTCCGTGATCTGCGAACAGTCGTACGTCTTCAGCGGCAGCCCCTCGATGACGTAGCGGTTGACGCCCTCGATCTTCATGGCCTGCTCGAACGTCAGCTCCACGCCGCGCATCTGCGCGTAAGGGTTATGCTGCGCGCACGCGTATTCCTCCACGGCGATCTGCGCCAGCTGCTGCTCGGAAACGCCGTATTCGGCCATGTATTGCTGCATGATTTCCGCAAAAATATGCGGAAAAACGAACACCTTCCCCGGCCGTTCATCCGGATGCGAATAATACCCGAGAACCTCTCCGATGCGCTTGCCGTCCACCTTTCCGTCCGGACCGCGCATTTTCTCGTATCCCACGGCGATGCCGGTCTCTCCCAGCCCGAGCTGCAGCTTCTGCGCCACGCTCAGGACGGCCTGCCCTCCCGAGGCGCAGGCGTTTTCCACGCCCTCGATCATCTTGCCGGCAAGCCCGGGCGTCTCCGCCAGCAGTCCGGCCAGCAGCCCCTGCTGGTTCAGCGTCTGGTTGCAGGCTGCGCCTACGGAAGCAACGTCAAGAGCCGCAGCAGAAACCCCGATTTCCGCACAGGCGCCGTCCACCGCAGCCCGGAGAATCTCCGGCACGGTCATGCCCATCAGCTTCCCGAATTTCGATTGGTGATAAGCGGCAATGTAAATCTTTTTCATCTCTGCACGACCCTTATGTACCCGTCACAATTCCGCCGTCCACGGACAGCACCGCGCCCGTGATGAACGCGGCGGCGCTCGAGGCCAGCCAGACGTAGGCCTCCGCGATCTCTTCCGGCTTGCCCAGCCTCCCCAGAGGCGTGCGCCGCTTCATCTCCTCGAGAACCTTTTCCGGCATGTTTTTCAGAATGTCCGTTTCCACCAGCCCTGGCGCGACGGCGTTGACGCGGATATTGTACCGGCCCAGCTCCCGCGCCCACACTTTCGTCATTCCGATCACCCCGGCTTTTGAGGCAATGTAATTCGTTTGCCCGAAATTTCCGTACAGCGCCACCACCGACGAGGCGTTCAGGATCACGCCCCCGCCCTGCCGGATCATGTGCGGAACCACGGCCCGCGTGCAGTGAAAGACGCCCTTCAGGTTGACGTCGATCACCCGGTTGAAATCCTCGTCCGTCATGCGGCCCGTCACTGCGCCGTCGCGGAATTTCACCAGCTGCCCGTCCCGCAGAATGCCCGCGTTGTTCACCAGCACGTCGATGCGCCCGAATTTCTCCACAACAGCCTGCGCCGCCTGATCGACGGCAGCCGGGTCGCTGACATCCACCTGCAGCCCGAACCAGTCAGGCGGGCAGTGCTCGCAGCGGGCGACGTCCCACGCCGCTACATGGCAGCCTTCCAGAGAAAACCGGATCGCGGTGGCATGACCGATTCCGGCGGCCGCACCGGTCACGACAACCACTTTTCCGTGAAGCCCCGTCTCAATCATTCCCGACCTCCTCGCTCTCCGCCCATTCTAGCCGCCAGAAAAGGGGACAGGAACACAATTCCCCTTTTTGGGGACCTGGTCCCGCGCTGAATTTCCCGCCGCGCCGCGCGCCGGACTCGGGGACGCAACACGGGCGGAGGCCGCAGAAATCCCCCTCGCGGGGCGCCCGCCTGCGGCCTCCGCC
This DNA window, taken from Bryobacteraceae bacterium, encodes the following:
- the fabG gene encoding 3-oxoacyl-[acyl-carrier-protein] reductase FabG, giving the protein MIETGLHGKVVVVTGAAAGIGHATAIRFSLEGCHVAAWDVARCEHCPPDWFGLQVDVSDPAAVDQAAQAVVEKFGRIDVLVNNAGILRDGQLVKFRDGAVTGRMTDEDFNRVIDVNLKGVFHCTRAVVPHMIRQGGGVILNASSVVALYGNFGQTNYIASKAGVIGMTKVWARELGRYNIRVNAVAPGLVETDILKNMPEKVLEEMKRRTPLGRLGKPEEIAEAYVWLASSAAAFITGAVLSVDGGIVTGT
- a CDS encoding acetyl-CoA acetyltransferase, yielding MKKIYIAAYHQSKFGKLMGMTVPEILRAAVDGACAEIGVSAAALDVASVGAACNQTLNQQGLLAGLLAETPGLAGKMIEGVENACASGGQAVLSVAQKLQLGLGETGIAVGYEKMRGPDGKVDGKRIGEVLGYYSHPDERPGKVFVFPHIFAEIMQQYMAEYGVSEQQLAQIAVEEYACAQHNPYAQMRGVELTFEQAMKIEGVNRYVIEGLPLKTYDCSQITDGYAALILATEEGLERLGVKRADAVELAGYGQATDPLGRAGRDVLRPAGAMKAMQSAYAMAGARPEDVNIAEIHDCFTVMAALGTEVIGMAPPGRGAQFWADGEARVNARCAINSSGGLIAKGHPVGATGVAMIGWCFWQLTGRAPAPLQVREPRLAATFNIGGPVCASVCTVLRRAE